One genomic segment of Melospiza georgiana isolate bMelGeo1 chromosome 21, bMelGeo1.pri, whole genome shotgun sequence includes these proteins:
- the LOC131092282 gene encoding nucleoside diphosphate kinase-like, protein MAAIEERTFIAIKPDGVQRGLVGEIIKRFEKKGFKLVAMKLVHASEDLLREHYIDLKDRPFYDGLVQYMHSGPVVAMVWEGLNVIKTGRMMLGETNPFDSKPGTIRGDFCVQVGKNIIHGSDSVESAETEINLWFTPEELVDYRSCAHEWIYD, encoded by the exons ATGGCTGCCATTGAGGAGCGCACCTTCATTGCCATCAAGCCTGATGGGGTCCAGAGGGGACTGGTGGGGGAGATCATCAAACGCTTTGAGAAGAAAGGATTCAAACTGGTAGCCATGAAATTAGTACAC GCCTCTGAGGACCTTCTGAGGGAACACTACATTGACCTCAAGGACCGGCCATTCTACGATGGCCTGGTGCAGTACATGCACTCAGGACCTGTTGTAGCCATG gtgTGGGAAGGTCTTAATGTGATTAAGACTGGAAGAATGATGCTGGGGGAAACCAATCCATTCGATTCCAAGCCTGGCACTATTCGTGGggacttctgtgtccaagttggaaa gAACATCATTCATGGCAGTGATTCTGTGGAAAGTGCTGAGACAGAGATCAATTTATGGTTCACTCCTGAAGAACTGGTTGATTACAGAAGCTGTGCTCATGAGTGGATCTATGATTAA
- the LOC131092418 gene encoding nucleoside diphosphate kinase — ITVEAAEATGAARAGQEPPRGPRAPKRPLSGLVPLHPGPARFRLALAIPPRKRRRPGGSSSAQGGGSAACTPRPAPLPPAAAVRGVAAAAAPDSAMAGNSERTFIAIKPDGVQRGLVGEIIKRFEQKGFRLVAMKFVHASEDLLKQHYVDLKDRPFFPGLVKYMNSGPVVAMVWEGLNVVKTGRVMLGETNPADSKPGTIRGDFCIQVGRNIIHGSDSVESAQKEINLWFKPAELIDFKPCAHDWIYE; from the exons ATAACCGTCGAGGCGGCGGAGGCGACAGGTGCGGCCAGGGCTGGCCAAGAGCCACCCCGCGGTCCTCGGGCCCCGAAGCGGCCGCTCTCCGGCCTAGTCCCGCTTcatcccggcccggcccggttCCGCTTGGCGCTGGCGATCCCGCCCCGGAAGCGCCGCCGACCCGGCGGCTCCTCCTCTGCGCAGGGCGGGGGATCTGCGGCGTGCACGCCTCGTCCTGCGCCTCTTCCTCCGGCGGCAGCGGTGCGCGGGGTAGCGGCGGCGGCAGCTCCGGATAG CGCCATGGCGGGGAACAGCGAGCGCACCTTCATCGCCATCAAGCCCGACGGCGTCCAGCGCGGGCTGGTCGGGGAGATTATCAAGCGGTTCGAGCAGAAAGGGTTCCGGCTCGTAGCCATGAAGTTCGTACAC GCCTCTGAAGACCTTCTCAAACAACATTACGTTGACCTGAAAGACCGCCCCTTCTTCCCTGGTTTGGTTAAATACATGAACTCTGGACCTGTTGTGGCCATG GTATGGGAAGGACTCAATGTGGTTAAAACTGGGAGAGTAATGCTGGGGGAAACCAACCCTGCAGACTCCAAGCCTGGCACCATCCGTGGTGATTTCTGCATTCAAGTGGGAAG GAACATCATCCATGGCAGCGACTCTGTGGAGAGTGCACAGAAGGAGATCAACCTGTGGTTCAAACCCGCAGAGCTCATTGACTTCAAGCCCTGCGCACATGACTGGATCTATGAGTGA